DNA from Nilaparvata lugens isolate BPH unplaced genomic scaffold, ASM1435652v1 scaffold3624, whole genome shotgun sequence:
cccTTAAAATAAACGGATTTTGATGagcaacaaaaaattaaaatccattattaaccaataatgtgttatttttatttacagtaTGTGAGTTACCCAACTTATTGTTGTGAAAGCGAGATTGTGGTAGATATCCACATTGTATGAAAACGAcctgatattgtcaaaaaaaaaacactaattttaaaaaacaatttgtgatATTTGTTTCGGTTGTAACACCATAATCAATCTATAATAAACTGAGAGCTTCAACATTGTGCAGCAGAATGTAGTATAGTGTgtgtgaagccctacgattggccattagctgttgaccaatgaacgttgagctctactgtcattggctgaGACTGGACGGTTCTCATATTTagaatacttgggcgtgtcgGTCTAGGCCTAATAGTAATTGGCCTAGACTAGAAACATCGAAAGTTTTCCAAATATAACaaagtctatagtgaggtccacgttataatggcagtggagaaagataggagaaaaacattgccgatcctctgtcgtTGTAAATACCTGCTATatacagtagctgatacaggtttgttgatgtaatattaactgttcattttcgttttaaataattaatattagacCCTATATCTtactaagcaagaaattatatttttcaataatttcataatcaaattacatgattaagatgaaatattttgttaattaaattattaattctacattgttgaccgagcgaagtgaggtctaagattcaagtcgacggtttggcatttctcttgatgtttaaatgtttatatgttgcgcaattacggcgaaacgcggtaatagattttcatgaaacttaacaggtatgttccttttttaattgcgcgtcgacgtatatacaaggtttttggaaatttggataatataaaaggaaaaaggagcctccttcatacgccaatattagagtaaaaatcagactatagaattattcatcataaatcagctgagaagtgattacacagatgtgtggagaagccagtctattgctgtattttccaaaaggtctatagtttcaatcaggtacttgtgaatgagaatactgcgtgaggtctactgttcacagtagACTACAACTACtagttaaaagacgatctggcaacagagcaaagcgagaaagagatagcgctattcgctttatTAAGACACGGATAacaaatcaaacactgccattataacgtggacctcactatagtctcggCCAATCACAGACAAAGCTCAACCTTCATTCGTCTACAGGTGATGACCAATCATAGGGCTTCTCAACCCACACTTTATATTCTGCTGCTCTAAGTTCGAGCTTTCATTTCCTAGAGATTGATCATGTTGTAACAAACGAAACTGGAATCTTAAATTGTGTTTTGAGATTGGTTGAGatgatttatttgttttgaCAATATGAAGACTTTTTCATCTAATCAATAtttcacaacaaatttaatttaaaaaaatttacttctactttaaaaaaatactaaaaaaaagaGATTGGTTGAGATGATTTAAATGTCATTAAATTGATGTAGCCTATTATGAGAGAGGCCGTTTAAAATCGGGTGTGCTCCATGTAAAGTAAATGTagccaataaataatattgaaacaattataGCTGGAAAAACACATAAATTTGAGTAACTTGTTACTGTAAATTTaatggttttgacaatatgaGAACAAGTTCATCCAattattctacaataaatttacttttttaattaaattcgacaatatatatgtgtgtttttatttcattacttttttattgTTGATATATAGGATACCGGTGCTTACTTTAGAAAGATAATGTTAAATGTACGAGGAGACCAATCCCTAAACGCTGATAATTAGATTTCGATCATCCCTTAACGccaattattgttaattgcgTTCCTGATTGCTAATTATCTCCCATTATGTTCGTTTCCAATCAACCAAATCCATCTTGGATTCGACATGATTTGAATTGACATGCACTGAGCACATAACCCACTGAATATATCATCAACTACATTAGCCGTGATTTCTAGGAACCTCCAAATCTGATAACATATCCGAATCAAGAATAGTACATTCACTGATAATGCCTGAATGATTTATAAAAAGGTTTTCGACATGGGaaaaattaatcattgataatacTGGAGCAATGAGATATATGAATGACAGAGGTTTGTGATTTGGTCCATGCATTTCAGATTACACGAACTTCATTCCTAAAATTATTTTCTGTTGAAGATCAATTTCAAACACAATTCTCCCCTTCCCTCTTCTCCTACAAATTAGAAGCACCGTTATCACATCTCACTCTTCCATGCTATTCTACCAATTAATGGTAGAAAATAAGAATCtaaacaacattttttataaacttAATTTGAAGGAATTAAACATACAATCAacatcacaataatattgaatgtactGTACCTATCTTCTTTCTTCTTAATATTCTCTTCTATCTTTCTGccttttccaataaaaattttatGGGACATCAGTGGAATGAAGggtattctatttttctctatacctccttcttcttctcctacttaaTCATCTTTCATTCAACCTTCGTaattttcttcttgtttttcatcattatcatcagcttcttcttcttcttcttcttcttctaggaCGATGCATGGAAGAACATAAACAATATTAGGACAAGTactattcactttttgtgtagttgagaagttgatattgtggtaattatatactacaacatattatattatatgtggtaataatttcttagtcttcttattAAACACGtactattataaaaattacGATGTACTGATAGACAAGCgtataatatacagtagtatAGCATAGTATTGTAATTTGTAGAACAGTATAGTATTGAATAAAGTTGGAATGTAAGTAGTACCCATTTTGAAATTACACCTTTTACTTCTTCTAAAAAAACACAAATAACTTCtttaaattatcaaaaacataattaaaaataacatactaattattagaaaaaaaaataaaagtaaactaattattcaaatagtaaatagtaattttaattatttaattggtAAAGTAAATTGAACTAATAAAAGTAGCCCTTGCTATCTATAGTAATCCAATATAGTATTGAATAGTATCAGATGAGGGAAGATCTAGATCTAGAAGAAGTACTAACTTCTCATGATACAGATGTATTGTGTTGTGATGTACTGTAGTATTAatcctttattcatttatataattatcaaaGTACATTATAAGTATTAGgagaggagatggagaaggggaagaggatggagaagaagaagacgaaggagaaggagaagagggtgaagatggaggagagaatggaaaagaagaagaggatggagaCTAAGAAGAGGATAGGGAatgagatggaggagaagagaggagatacattatcaaaatgatgggGAGggagaaaataaggtaaccttgtgctattcctctcccaaatttagataaggttacacatagtcccaaataggtccagtcttgtagttcttcaatttacaaaattttcagtcaagtattttcacaaagtagattttcaaatttagatgcttcaaaactaaacatagaagagatatttcacattattataactaaaataggaattattcacatattaaaaatataattttgaagaattaccgaaaaacaaacttaattctaaagCATAGTATTGTTATGTTAAATTATATTACATGAACAGTTTAGTTATAGCATGGCATGGTATAGTGCAAGACCTGCCTTCCAAATAGTTGAAACAACTGCCTTCCTCATAGTTGAAACAACTGCCTTCCAAATAATTGAAACGACTTCAGTGTAGTGTAAAGTAGTGAGTCGGAGAATCACTCTGCATTATTTTGACAGTGTGGTGTGGTGACTGGTGAGCCTACAAACTCCAACTCCCAAGGTCACAGAATTATTAATGTTAGCTACACGTGGAACAGGGTGTGAGTGTGTATGGAAGGAACATCGTAGTTGGTTGCAAGTGGGCTGGAGAAACAGATATTTGGGAGACTGAGATGGAAGACAATTGAAAGAGGACGAGAAGGATGTGTGGGAGAATGGATGAGAGGGTTGGAAGTAGTGGAAGAGgatagagaaggagaaaaggatgGTGAGGAAGATGATAAAGAGAGAGGAGAGgttagagaaggagaagagaatggaaaagaagaagaggatgaagagtgAGTAGAggttggagaaggaggagaggataatgaagaagaggaggatgaagagtgAGTAGAggttggagaaggaggagaggataatgaagaagaggaggatggagaaggagaagaggatgatgaCTGAGAAGAGgatagagaaggagaagaggatgatgaCTGAGAAGAGGATAGAGAATGAGAtagaggagaagaggatggagaagaagaaaacgatagagaaggagaagagagtgAAGGAGGAGGGGAGAATGGTGAAGGAGAAAGGGATGGATAAGGAAAAaaggatagagaaagagaagaggatgaagagtgAGTAGAggttggagaaggaggagaggataatgaagaagaggaggatgaagaaggagaagatgatagagaaggagaagaggatggagaaggagaagaggatgatgaCTGAGAAGAGGATAGAGAATGAGAtagaggagaagaggatggagaaggagaagaggatgatgaCTGAGAAGAGgatagagaaggagaagaggatgatgaCTGAGAAGAGgatagagaaggagaagaggatgatgaCTGAGAAGAGGATAGAGAATGAGAtagaggagaagaggatggagaagaagaaaacgatagagaaggagaagagagtgAAGGAGGAGGGGAGAATGGTGAAGGAGAAAGGGATGGATAAGGAAAAaaggatagagaaagagaagaggatgGATAAGAACAAAAGGATTGAGACTAAGAAGAGTATAGGGAATGAGATAGAGAggaagaggatggagaagaagaagagaagaggatgaaggaggagaagaggatgatgaCTGAGAAGAGgatagagaaggagaagagagtgaagaaggaggagagaatggagaagaagaggaggatgaagaagtagaagagaatGGAGACTAAGAAGAGAATAGGGAATGAGATAGAGAggaagaggatggagaagaagaagacgatagagaaggagaagagagtgAAGAATAAGGggagaatggagaagaagaagacgatagagaaggagaagaggatgaagaaggagaagatgatagAGAAGGACAAGAGAATGGATAAGAACAAAAGGATTGAGACTAAGAAGAGTATAGGGAATGAGAtagaggagaagaggatggaTAAAAAGAAGACGATAGAGAAGGGCAAGAGAgtgaagatggaggagaagaagaagaagaagaagaagaaaaagagaagaggatgaaggaagagaagagaatggagaaggagaagaggatggagaaggagaagagaatggaaaagaagaagtggaTAATGAGATAGAGAAGAGGATGGAGAAGTAGAAAACGATAGGGAAAGAGATTAGTGAGGAaagaggagaggaaggagaagaagaggaggatggagaaggagaagaggattgagagggagaagaagatagaggaggagatgaagatgGCGTACGTGAGAGGGtagagaaggagagaaggatGGATAAGGAGAGAGAAGAGGTTTaagaagaggatggagaaggaTAAAAAGAtggaaagaaagaaaagaataaaaaaggacaagaagatagaaaatgagagagaagagGATGAAAAAAGAAGAGATAGAGGAGTGGTGAAAGAGGATAAGTGAAGAAGGAAAGACTGttcagaaaaatgaaaatggaaagaCATAGAAGGGAAATAAAAAAGGAAACTAAAAGCAGAAGTAGgatgaggagaaagaagaataggAGGTAGAGAAAGTAAAATTTTACTTCCATGAAgtggaaaaaatgagaaaggGAAGGAAAGAGTAGATcagcagaaggagaaggaagaaaaagagaagaggagagacAAGAAGGTAAAATGTTGACAAAGAATAAGCGTGGAAGAGGTAACACAAAGGACGAATTTAAAGATATGATGGGAAcaagaatgataaaaataataagacaAAAAAATGCAATCAACAAAACAAATCCTTCCACATTCTCTATATCTTTCACCTCCTTTTACTTTTCATCATCTAGAAAAAAAACCTAGAAATCTAAAAAGGAAACAAAATAGATAAGCCACTCCACGTTGAAAAAATGTTGATTTGAAACACACAGCTCTATGAAGCCATGAATATTCACCACCAAATCCTTATTCGTCTGTCAAATCGAATGCGTTGTTCTTTCTTGAATGTGTTAATATGCGTCCTCACATATGATGCGTCACATAGCTAATTTACCGCCAAGATATACTCCTGCATTCCAGGCATGCGTCTAGTAGGAGAAAgaatgacaagagagagagagagagggtgtgagcgAGAGATCTACTCCACAAATATGTTATGTACTATTCTCAATCTACTGCCTCTTTAactattttttctctctatctACAAATACACTGACTTCCTTTCCTTGTATTTCAATATGCTCTTTCTTACttttattctcctcctcctcatcattttTCCTTATCGTCCTCCTACAcattatccttcttcttcttcttcttctcttcttcttcttcttcttcttcttcttcttcatattatcatcatttcctgcttctccatttccttcttttcttcttcttttccaccataattttcatcatcttcgttatcttcttcttcttcattattttctgcttctccatttccttcttttcttctccttctctccaccataattttcatcatcgtcgtcatcttcgtcttcttcttcttcttcttcttcattattttctgcTTATCCatttccttcttttcttctccctttccaccatcatcatcttcttctcctttttcttctccacaCCCCACTCACAAACAAACATCTTCCTTTTATAAGCTAGtattgatttgtaatattataaaactCTCGTATGATTAtgtttgtgttgaattgaaaaacaaattgaggACTAATAATGGTTGATTAgatcatgaaaattatttgaaagaagACAAACAATTGACAAATACATCgtcaaaatcatttgaaaactGTAACTGTTCAACTACAATTCAAAGAGAGAACCTGGAAGAAACTCAAACGTGCTGAAAGATACCTTTCAAGTAATAAACCATCAAATGCGCTCGCATGTATCTGTTCCATTAAAATAGAAATCCTCTTGTTTGATATGTGATGTATATATTCCCTATACTGAAAGTACCTACGTACCAAACACAAAAGCAAACTAAGAATACGGGGGAACATTCGAAGCCAAGAAACATCCCACAAAAGAACACCACGACACGACAAAGAAAACTCAAAAACAGTTTCTGAAATATTCTCTAGTGTGCTGGAAATTCCTTCTAGAAGGTGAAGATATTTCTAATTGAGGACTAATAATGGTTGAGTAGATCATAAAATTTGAAAGAAGACAAACAATTGTCAAATACATCGTCAAAATcgtttaaataatttgaaaactgtaACTGTTCAACTACAATTCAAAGAGAGAACCTGGGAGAAACTCAAAACGTGCTGGAAGATACCTATACTGAAAGGATAAACTATACTGAAAGTACAAAACAGAAAAGCAAACTAAGAATACAGGGGACAATTCCAAGCCAAGAAACATCCCACAAAAGAACGCCACGACACGACAAAGAAAACTCAAAAACAGTTTCTCAAATTCCTTCTAGATGATGAAGAGATTTCTCCACTACCTACAAAATACAAGAGACTCTAGTGAATGAACGGAGGTTGGCATGGTGGTATCAAGATAGTGTAGTTCAAGTGAAAAAAAAGGATTAAACCCCGTTGAAAAGAAGGACAACGATGGAAGGACGGAGATAAAAAGAAGGATGTAAACAAAAGGATTCCCCGAACTTGGAGAGAAAACCAacaaacaccgctgatttatttGAAACTTTCGAGGGGCTTTTGTGACGATTGGGAGACAAGTTGTTTATCAACCATGTCTATTTTCGAAATCCAGAGAACGGACCCAATGACTGAAATAGAGGTATTTATTCGATGAATAATCttctttttgtaattttgtaattgaaatatagatattaataagctgtttgtaagtcggaacaggcattaACCTAATCCTTGTACGTAAGATGATGATAGAAATACTTAACATTGTGTAGAAATACTTAACAttaggaaaggcacaacaggctcatgcccaaaactgtcccatttccaatttatatttattttcatgatgatgatgatcttcTTTTTTGAAATCTCATAAATtcaaaaggtgcgtacagacttaagcgcaggcattaacctaatccttgtacgtaagatgatgatgatgatgatgatcttcTTTTTTGAAATCTCATAAATtcaaaaggtgcgtacagacttaagcGTCTCGAATACCCACATTTCAGTTTTAATCAGCTAattctatgcttattatatctgtatcttgagccagttacacacacatagatttttggtCGTATGATactttgccgtccttatgaattctagcAGATTagacggaacttgacaaacataatctgtttgacAGCATAtctttaatctaatagaatttataaggacggcaaaaaatcgatgcGTGTATAACTAGCCGCGCCAGGAACTCACGCacatttcactttttattaaCCGAtgtttattatatctgtatcttactgtttcagtacaaatacagatataataagaatagaatcagctgatggaaagtgaaatgcgTGTGTTCgaggcgcataagtctgtacacaccttaacATAGTTTACAAAACCTCGTTCAAGTTATACGGTGAATGatttgtggtatttctccataatcattttaatgatttgtgttttgtgtaccataaatgaataaaaatatgtgttatataatataaaaataataatattatataatataatataaaaatatattataataaataataataataataaaagtaacTTGTTATCAACATCTTTTCTACTTTTAAACAAGTTTAAAAGAGTCATTGGTAAAGTGGTCTTTATTGTCACATACTTGAGAGAAATATCACCACAATGAATTTACTTATGAGAAGAAGCATTAATAAAAGCTAATTTacaagaaatattataatttcaaatttatattctgACCGTTGCAGCAGGCCTTGACGACATGGGCTAACCcctattgataaatattatctattactatatattataatactgaTGAACCAACCCCtttatgtatatatgtatttcTATGAATTATAATACTAATCACATGACTTGCAAGACTAGTGTCAACCCTAAAAAAGATCTTCCATCTTCGTTCAACGTCTTCAAACTGTAGACTCATATTCACCCTAAACATCTTCCTTTTCTGTTCAACGTCTTCAAGCCCTCTTGTGTACACCCAAAAAAATCTTCCATCTTCCTCTAACATCTTCAAACTGGAGACCTGTATTCACCCTAAACATCTCCTGTCTTGCTTCAACGTCTTCAAGCCAGTGCTGACGATAGAAGTTGGATAAAAAATTGACCAGTTGTCATATGGATCAACAAGGGGGGGACCTCACACGGCGGGTGGTAAATGAGAGCGAAGagcagaaaaagaagaggagaggagagaaaaaacagaaaCGAACAGCATCTTGAAGAGAGGAAGACCTAAACACATAAACTTCACAACCAGATCTACAACACTGAACTGATCAACTGCACAGttcgaaaaagaaaaattcgGATTCTTTTGTATTAAGAGTCAGTTTTAAACAGGAAAAGGATAACATTTAGATACATTTCAGATACAAGAGAGGTCTTACATCATAGTGTAACAACAATCCTTGTTTGACAGAAAATAACTTTGCCTAAACAACAAAAACGATTCGCCTGATAAATTTCTGAATATGgaatactgaataaaaataataatagtgactGATAAAAATGTCTGAATATGAATATATCGTTACTCACTGCAATATGGACCTTGATAAACTTCTCAACATATTTACCCACCtggaaaaaaaacagaaaaactcaaTTAAAATCAAAAGCAAGATACATAATTGAACGATATTTATCCAAAGTAAATagacattattttttcaataatgacaCTTCATGACCCAAGTTCTATGAGACTTCCAAAGGCTTGTATGAAATTCAACTAATACTAGGCTAATGATTGATTAGCGTACCAATATGCCAAAccaaacattaattttatacTAAATGTTTGTAACTTTagttcatttattaattactttcatttgatattcaaggaaatatgaaatatttcatgAAGTAATTCACAAAAGTTTTCATAATCGAATACATTCTCGCACAGTAATATAATTACTTCAACGCAaaaactgtgactgttatttGATTCCCTCAAAGCAATAATGTTTCAAGTATACTgtaatttgaatacaaaattaaaaaataaaacgttccttctaataataatactggTGAAAGGGGATTTCTATTGAACTACACCCAATTCAATCCATTcctaa
Protein-coding regions in this window:
- the LOC120355618 gene encoding putative protein TPRXL — translated: VGKYVEKFIKVHIASSSSSPSLSSSQSSSSSPSLSSSQSSSSSPSPSSSPLSHSLSSSHLSSSQSSSSSPSLSSSQS